The Chitinophagales bacterium genomic interval AGCCAGCGCCATGCCTTTCAATCCAACTCATGCCATCCAACCGATGTCATACAATTCAAGCGACGTCATCCAATCCAACCGAAGTCATGCAATCCAACCGAAGTCATACAATCCAGCCGACGTCATGCTATCCAGCCGACGTCATGCCGAATTTATTTCGGCATCTTGCCATCAAGAACAGAACTCCGGGAATACTAAAGATTGCTGAAAAAAGTTCAGGATGACGCATCGGCCAGTGCAACCAATACAATGAATTAATCGCATGCCATGCTCATAGATCACCCATGAAAACCGGCATTCATTACCATACCTCATAGCTGATTCAGAAACATAAACTTCGCCGAATCATATTTCCCGCTTTCTATCAATTCACGCAGCCTGACTGTTGATTCATAAGGCGCCTTCACGATAAACATATTCACCAGCCAATCCGGGATGTTGCCACCAGGATCAAAACGCACCTGGTAGTTGATGCTGATCGCTCCGCCGGCAAGCGGAGTAATTTCATAACCACCAACAAAAACTGGCAGTCGTACAAGACCTTCCTTAGCAGGAATATAATCGGCCACAGCCACTGAGGAAGTATACACTTTTTTAGTCTGAGCATCCTGCCATATTTTGAAATGTATGGCAATATCACGATCACTGAAAGGGTATGGCAAATCGTTTACCTGGTACTGATACTGCTCCGTTTCACTTATCTTATTAAGAACGGAAGAATACGTGCAGGAATAAATCCATTCACTATACCGGTCGGCATCTGTAATAGCAGCTACAACAGCATTCATAGGCGCGTTAACGGTGACTTGTGTCCGCAGCTCATCTATCGCATACCCTTCCACATGTCGCGTATAAATCCTGATGCCATTCTGATCTCTTGAAAGTTTCCAGTTTTCGTCCTGGCCAATGACGGTTTGACTTGTGAATAGTGCCACAGCCAGCAGTAACATATTTCCCGGTTTCATTTTCATTTCTTGATAGTGCGGATGGTCAAAACTACAAAAGTATAAGGCAATGCCCTTCCAGTCCGGCATCCTGCGAAACGTATCTGTATCAAAAATATTTCCTGTTTATGTTCGATTGATTTGAAAACAATCGCTCACGAAGCATGAGCTCGCTGATGAGTATATAATGTAAAATGCTCTCAAAGGTTACAGTCGCCGTGCAAAGAATTTACCTTCAGCAGCGATAAAAAGACCAAACATATTATTTCAATATCTGTTCAATATCCGGATCACCTTCCAGCTGATACATTTGTTTCACAATCCATGGGTAACGTTTGGCAACCCAACGGCTTAATGGTTTAACTTTATAGACCTTTGGATTGGGCAGGCTGGCAGCAATCATGGCGGCTTCTGTTCTGGATAACTTTGCGGCAGGTTTACCGAAATACGTCTGTGCCGCGCTTTCAATCCCAAATACTCCGTCTCCCATCTCTGCCACATTCAGGTACAGATCCAGTATGCGCTGCTTGCTGTATAAGCACTCAATCATGAAAGTGAAATATACCTCCATCCCCTTTCTAAACCAGGTCCTTCCCTGCCAGAGAAATACGTTTTTCGCCACCTGCTGACTGATGGTGCTGGCCCCACGCACCCTGTTCGGATGCTTCTCATTGTACTTCATGGCCTTTTCAATGCTGGTAAAATCAAAACCGCTGTGATCCGGAAACAATTGATCTTCACTCGCTATTACTGCAAGCTTTGCATGGCGACTGATCTGGCTATAAGCCACATAATCGCGCTTCATCCCATGGCCTTCAAACAAACTGACTAACTGTGTAACAGTTACCGGTGGGTTTACCCACTTCACCAAAAACAAATAAGCCAGCTGAAAAACAAACAACGCAAACAGCGTACGCAGGATGAATCGTCGTATTGTTGAAATCGATTGGGTGAGTTTCATGTTATCTGTCGCTTGCTGATACCCTATGACGTCAAATATAATATTCATCGTGTAGCTTTCCAGATGCGGTTTAACAAGGCTGTCGTCAGGAATGTTTGCCTGCCAGGCAGAAAAGCCAGATGTTATTGCATGATGATATCGTCAATAATAAATGCAGGCAGTACCGCAAATGTTCCTGCTTCGCCCACCGGATAGCAGGGCTATGGTTGCTAAATAAAAAAGGGGAGTACTGTAAAGCAGTTTCTGCTTGCGCCTTAATACACGAATCACTAATTTGACCGCGATTCCAACACATAAATCAAGAGTCATTGCATGAAGCCTCTTCAGCATCTATTCGACAAGAACAAAGCATGGTCGGACCGCATATCTTCCACGCAACCTGACTTCTTTGCCAAATTGCTGCAGCAACAATCACCCGAGTATCTCTGGATCGGTTGTTCAGACAGCCGTGTGCCGGCTAATGAAATTGTTGGATTGCTGCCCGGCGAATTGTTTGTGCACCGCAACGTTGCCAATGTAGTGGTACACACAGATTTTAATTGCCTTTCGGTAATTGAATATGCGGTGGAAGTACTGCGCGTAAAACACATTATCGTGTGCGGTCATTACGGATGCGGTGGTGTGCAGGCAGCGTTAAAAGACAATCAACTGGGCTTAATCGACAATTGGCTTCGTCATATTAAGGAAGTGTGGAAAAAATATGAGAAAGAGATCAGCTTGATAGAAGATGAAAACCAAAAAGTTGACCGCCTTTGCGAGCTGAATGTCATTGAACAGGTGGTGAACGTCTGTAATACTACTATCATACAAAAGGCCTGGGAAAAAAAACAACAGGTTACAGTGCATGGATGGATTTATAGTATCCGTGATGGAAAGCTGAGGGATTTGAATGTGCAACTCTCCAATTCAGACACCTTAAAAACATTTTACCAGGCCGAAGGACCATCTTCACCGGGGCAAGAATGAAATTGCTTACTTAAGCGAACCGTAATTTGACTACAGAAGATTTTAAGAATCTCTTTCCGCATCTCCCGGATGACCCGGGTGTATACCGCTTTATTGATGAAAACAATGTGATGATATATGTAGGGAAAGCCAAGAACCTTAAAAAACGCGTCACCAGCTACTTTGTAAAAAATCATGCGCAGTATAAAACCAGTGTTATGGTGCGCAACGCCAAACGCATCGAGTTTACCATTGTGGCCACCGAGCAGGATGCATTGCTGCTGGAAAACACACTGATAAAGAACTATCAGCCACGCTACAACATCAACCTGAAAGATGACAAGACTTATCCCTTCATCTGCATAAAAAAGGAAAATTTCCCACGCGTTTTTCTTACCAGGCATATTGAACGCGACGGTTCGGAATATTTCGGCCCTTATACTTCCGTAGCACGGGTAAGCAGCATTCTTGATTTTATCAGAAAGATGTATCCGCTGCGTACCTGCAATCTTCAGCTCAGTGAAAAAAACATTACGGCGAAAAAATTCAAAGTATGCCTCGAGTTTCATATAGGCAATTGCAAAGGGCCTTGTGAAGGCAGGCAAACAATGCAGTCTTATGATCACAGCATTGCGCAAATCCGGCATATCCTGAAAGGCAACCTGGGCGAAGTGATTCAAAACCTGAAAAAGGATATGCAGGACCATGCCGATCATTACAGGTTTGAAGAAGCAGAAACGCTCAGAAAACAGCTGTTATCGTTGCAGGATTACCAGAGTAAATCACTGGTAGTACATCCAACCATCACCAACGTCGACGTCTTTTCCTTTAAAGAGGATGAAAAGAATGCTTATGTAAACTGCATGCGCATTGTCAATGGATCCGTTATACAGACACGGACACTGGAAATCAACAAAAAGATAGAAGAACAAAAAGAGGAAATCCTGGTGTTCGTGATACATGAATTGCGCAATCAGCTGCAGAGCAACTCAAAGGAAATTATCGTACCCTTCAAACTGGATTTTCCTGAAAAGGACATTATGGTAACCGTCCCCTCGCGTGGTGACAAGAAAAAACTGCTCGAACTTTCAGAAAAAAATCTTGCTTACTACCTGCTGGCGAAAATGAAAGAAAGCATTGACAACAAACGAGAGTCGCCTGCCATAAGAATACTATCTCAACTGCAAAAGGATTTCCGGCTTACGGAGTTGCCCGTACATATTGAATGTTTCGACAATTCAAATTTCCAGGGTGCGTACCCCGTTGCTTCGATGGTCGTATTCAGGAATGGAAAGCCCGCAAAAAAAGATTACCGTCATTACAATATAAAAACCGTTACGGGCCCCAATGATTTTGCCTCAATGGAAGAGATCGTATTTCGCCGTTATAAAAGATTACAGGATGAAAAGCAGTCGCTGCCGCAGCTTATTATGATTGATGGAGGTAAGGGACAGCTGAACGCTGCCATGAACAGCCTGGAAAAATTAGGACTTACCGGCAGTGTTGCAATAGCAGGCATTGCGAAGCGATTGGAGGAAATTTATTTTCCGGGTGATCCGTTACCATTGTATGTCGATAAAAAATCACCATCTCTAAGGCTCATTCAGCAGCTGCGCGATGAAGCGCATCGCTTTGCCATTACGTTCCATCGCCGGAAGAGAGATAATGCTACCTTACAATCGTCCTTACTTCATATCAAAGGTATCTCCGACAAGACCGCAGAAAAATTATTAAGACACTTTCATTCTGTTGAAAAAATCAAGTCAGCATCCTCTGAAGAACTGAATGCTGTTATCGGAAAGCACCGGTCTGCTTTGATACAAGCTCATTTTCAGCATAGAAACACAGCTGAATCTTCATCACAACAGGAACAGGAACAGAATTAGATAATTACGATTGCACAGCCTGACAAAGTATCATCCGGTTATCCGCAGATTCATCTTGGTTCAATTTTCGCAGTGAATATGGATTGTTATTCACTTGAATGCTCATACTATGAAAGCGCGACTCCTTCCCCCAGCTTTTCTGTTCCTCACATGTATCCTGTTTCTTCCCGCCTTGCTTGCAGCACAGATAGATCCGTGGCCAAAAGTTATTGATAAAGACGAAGTAAAGATTACCATCTATCAGCCGCAACCCGAATCGCTGAATGGAAACCTGTTAAATGTGCGTGCTGCAATTTCTGCTAAAAATGCAGGCATGAAAGATCCTGTATTTGGTGTTATGTGGGCCGAAGTAAGATTAAATACTGACAGGGACAACAGGATGGCCACACTGGAAACCATCAAGGTTATTGATTTGCGCCTTCCTGCTTATCCGGATTCTGCCAAGATAGATGCAATGGCAGGTATCATCGAAACTGATGCCCAGTCGTGGAACCTCGAAATATCAATTGACAGGCTCCTGGTAACACTGGATGAAAACAAACAAGCAGACGAACTGGCGGCAGGCATAAAGAATACACCTCCGAAAATCATAGTTGCCGACAAGCCTGCTGTGTTGGTATTGATAGATGGTGAACCGAAATTCGCCGACTTCCGTGAAACCGGTTTACAGCAGGTGGTTAATACACCCTTTTTAATACTATATGAGCCAAATGAAAAGAAGTATTATTTAAATGGTGATGGCATATGGTATGCTTCATCATCTGTTATGAATGGCTGGGCACCTGCAGAAAATCTGCCGGCCACAATCAACCAGGCTTCACGCACGCTTGAAAAAGAAGGTAACATTCCATTACGTGATACGGTAAATCGTGAACCGGAACAGGAAATACTGGTATCTACGGAACCTGCCGAGTTGATTCAATATGATGGCGAACCTGACTTTGCCTCTATTAAAGGGACTGATTTACTCTACCTTAGAAATTCGACGAATAATGTTTTTTTACATATGCAATCACAGGAGTATTTCATCTTGATTGCCGGCCGCTGGTATAAGGCGCCTGCACTGACGGGAAACTGGAGCTATGTGGCCAGTGATCAGTTGCCTGCTGATTTCAAAAATATTCCGGTGGGTTCTGAAAAAGATATTGTGCTGGCAAATGTAGCCGGAACGACACAGGCCAATGACGCATTGCGAGATGCACAGATTCCGCAAACGGCAGTGGTAGACAGGAAGTCG includes:
- the can gene encoding carbonate dehydratase — translated: MKPLQHLFDKNKAWSDRISSTQPDFFAKLLQQQSPEYLWIGCSDSRVPANEIVGLLPGELFVHRNVANVVVHTDFNCLSVIEYAVEVLRVKHIIVCGHYGCGGVQAALKDNQLGLIDNWLRHIKEVWKKYEKEISLIEDENQKVDRLCELNVIEQVVNVCNTTIIQKAWEKKQQVTVHGWIYSIRDGKLRDLNVQLSNSDTLKTFYQAEGPSSPGQE
- a CDS encoding START domain-containing protein translates to MKPGNMLLLAVALFTSQTVIGQDENWKLSRDQNGIRIYTRHVEGYAIDELRTQVTVNAPMNAVVAAITDADRYSEWIYSCTYSSVLNKISETEQYQYQVNDLPYPFSDRDIAIHFKIWQDAQTKKVYTSSVAVADYIPAKEGLVRLPVFVGGYEITPLAGGAISINYQVRFDPGGNIPDWLVNMFIVKAPYESTVRLRELIESGKYDSAKFMFLNQL
- the uvrC gene encoding excinuclease ABC subunit UvrC, yielding MTTEDFKNLFPHLPDDPGVYRFIDENNVMIYVGKAKNLKKRVTSYFVKNHAQYKTSVMVRNAKRIEFTIVATEQDALLLENTLIKNYQPRYNINLKDDKTYPFICIKKENFPRVFLTRHIERDGSEYFGPYTSVARVSSILDFIRKMYPLRTCNLQLSEKNITAKKFKVCLEFHIGNCKGPCEGRQTMQSYDHSIAQIRHILKGNLGEVIQNLKKDMQDHADHYRFEEAETLRKQLLSLQDYQSKSLVVHPTITNVDVFSFKEDEKNAYVNCMRIVNGSVIQTRTLEINKKIEEQKEEILVFVIHELRNQLQSNSKEIIVPFKLDFPEKDIMVTVPSRGDKKKLLELSEKNLAYYLLAKMKESIDNKRESPAIRILSQLQKDFRLTELPVHIECFDNSNFQGAYPVASMVVFRNGKPAKKDYRHYNIKTVTGPNDFASMEEIVFRRYKRLQDEKQSLPQLIMIDGGKGQLNAAMNSLEKLGLTGSVAIAGIAKRLEEIYFPGDPLPLYVDKKSPSLRLIQQLRDEAHRFAITFHRRKRDNATLQSSLLHIKGISDKTAEKLLRHFHSVEKIKSASSEELNAVIGKHRSALIQAHFQHRNTAESSSQQEQEQN
- the mtgA gene encoding monofunctional biosynthetic peptidoglycan transglycosylase, whose amino-acid sequence is MKLTQSISTIRRFILRTLFALFVFQLAYLFLVKWVNPPVTVTQLVSLFEGHGMKRDYVAYSQISRHAKLAVIASEDQLFPDHSGFDFTSIEKAMKYNEKHPNRVRGASTISQQVAKNVFLWQGRTWFRKGMEVYFTFMIECLYSKQRILDLYLNVAEMGDGVFGIESAAQTYFGKPAAKLSRTEAAMIAASLPNPKVYKVKPLSRWVAKRYPWIVKQMYQLEGDPDIEQILK